In Brettanomyces bruxellensis chromosome 8, complete sequence, a genomic segment contains:
- a CDS encoding uncharacterized protein (BUSCO:EOG0926431P) has product MVSNIPELLLDPYIKLWVLLPISVVMVLVGVLRTYISMTLDPSPKIEDHKLLREQQHIRRLANYCNNDSVFRNKMEYDAKVRYFVDEYSGTKYLRKLPPKDPNEQPNPLTDSSSNDFMMQSVKSSLANWVPQSIILWWVNFFFKGYVIMRLPFAVTSNFKPMLQTSIDTTDLDASYVSSIIYSLIFNDASMVNKLMTQQQQQPIQPQLAGAGPSAQQLFQNRIESLKIARFNSCLDRTEQRLLHYYESK; this is encoded by the exons atgGTGTCAAATATTCCCGAGCTTTTGCTTGATCCATACATAAAGCTATGGGTCCTCCTTCCTATATCAGTTGTTATGGTCTTAGTTGGTGTACTTAGGACGTATATTTCGATGACATTAGATCCTTCAccaaaaattgaagatcATAAGTTGTTAAGAGAACAGCAGCATATACGAAGGCTTGCCAATTATTGCAATAATGACTCTGTATTTCGGAATAAAATGGAATATGATGCGAAAGTTCGGTACTTTGTCGATGAATACTCCGGGACTAAATATTTAAGAAAGCTTCCACCTAAAGATCCAAACGAACAGCCAAATCCTCTTACCGACTCAAGTTCCAATGACTTCATGATGCAATCCGTGAAATCGAGTCTTGCTAATTGGGTTCCACAAAGTATTATTCTGTGGTGggtcaacttcttctttaagGGCTACGTTATCATGAGATTACCATTTGCAGTCACTTCTAACTTTAAGCCGATGCTTCAAACTTCCATCGATACTACAGATTTGGACGCTTCGTATGTCTCGTCAATTA TTTATTCCCTAATTTTCAATGATGCCAGTATGGTTAATAAGTTAATGActcagcagcagcagcagcctATACAGCCACAACTTGCAGGTGCAGGGCCCTCAGCTCAGcagcttttccaaaatagAATAGAAAGCCTCAAGATTGCTCGGTTCAATAGTTGCCTTGATCGCACAGAACAACGTCTTCTACATTATTATGAGAGCAAATAA